The Arachis hypogaea cultivar Tifrunner chromosome 16, arahy.Tifrunner.gnm2.J5K5, whole genome shotgun sequence genome contains a region encoding:
- the LOC112754946 gene encoding probable protein kinase At2g41970 isoform X2, with protein sequence MEQMLQSRSWIPVLQQNLTLISQLRLKHDNFVEMIGYCLEANNKILIYQYASLGSLHDILHGRKGVQGAEPGPVLSWNQRAKIAFGAAKGLEYLHEKCQPSIVHRDVRSSNVLLFNDYDAKIADFSLTNQSSDTAARLHSTRVLGTFGYHAPEYAMTGQITQKSDVYSFGVVLLELLTGRKPVDHTMPKGQQSLVTWATPRLSEDKVKQCVDPKLNDDYPPKAVAKLAAVAALCVQYEADFRPNMTIVVKALQPLLNAKPGPEANA encoded by the exons ATGGAACAGATGCTGCAATCAAGAAGCTGGATACCAGTTCTTCAACAGAATCTGACACTGATTTCACAGCTCAG ACTGAAGCATGATAATTTTGTGGAGATGATTGGATACTGTCTAGAGGCAAATAACAAAATCTTGATTTATCAATATGCAAGTCTTGGTTCTTTGCATGACATATTACACG GAAGGAAGGGTGTACAAGGGGCTGAACCAGGTCCAGTTTTAAGCTGGAATCAGAGAGCGAAAATCGCGTTTGGTGCGGCAAAAGGACTTGAGTATCTTCATGAAAAGTGTCAGCCTTCTATAGTTCACCGTGATGTTAGATCCAGCAATGTATTACTCTTCAATGACTATGACGCCAAGATTGCAGATTTCAGCTTGACAAACCAGTCTTCTGACACCGCGGCTCGCCTACATTCAACAAGAGTGTTGGGAACATTTGGCTATCATGCTCCAGA GTATGCAATGACTGGACAGATAACACAGAAGAGTGATGTTTACAGTTTCGGAGTTGTGCTTTTAGAGCTCTTAACAGGAAGAAAGCCAGTAGATCACACAATGCCCAAAGGGCAACAAAGTCTTGTAACTTGG gcaACTCCAAGGTTGAGTGAGGACAAAGTGAAACAATGTGTGGATCCTAAGCTAAACGATGACTATCCCCCAAAGGCAGTTGCTAAG TTGGCAGCGGTTGCAGCACTTTGTGTTCAGTATGAAGCAGATTTCAGGCCAAACATGACTATTGTAGTCAAAGCTCTCCAGCCACTTCTGAATGCAAAACCTGGTCCTGAAGCAAATGCTTGA
- the LOC112754946 gene encoding probable protein kinase At2g41970 isoform X1 — MLCCGGAEEESSGPPANQATTAPPRGGNTYGGGGNDRGEPRGNAAKTGAPQKVLPIEIPSMPLDELNRLTGNFGSKSFIGEGSYGRVYYAKLDDGTDAAIKKLDTSSSTESDTDFTAQLSVVSRLKHDNFVEMIGYCLEANNKILIYQYASLGSLHDILHGRKGVQGAEPGPVLSWNQRAKIAFGAAKGLEYLHEKCQPSIVHRDVRSSNVLLFNDYDAKIADFSLTNQSSDTAARLHSTRVLGTFGYHAPEYAMTGQITQKSDVYSFGVVLLELLTGRKPVDHTMPKGQQSLVTWATPRLSEDKVKQCVDPKLNDDYPPKAVAKLAAVAALCVQYEADFRPNMTIVVKALQPLLNAKPGPEANA; from the exons ATGTTGTGCTGCGGAGGTGCAGAGGAGGAGAGCAGTGGCCCGCCTGCCAACCAAGCCACCACTGCACCGCCTCGAGGGGGAAACACATACGGTGGAGGAG GCAATGACAGAGGAGAGCCAAGGGGCAATGCTGCCAAGACTGGTGCTCCACAGAAAGTGCTGCCAATTGAGATTCCATCTATGCCATTGGATGAGTTAAATAGGTTAACAGGAAACTTTGGTTCCAAGTCTTTCATTGGAGAAGGTTCCTATGGACGGGTTTACTATGCAAAATTGGATGATGGAACAGATGCTGCAATCAAGAAGCTGGATACCAGTTCTTCAACAGAATCTGACACTGATTTCACAGCTCAG TTATCAGTTGTTTCAAGACTGAAGCATGATAATTTTGTGGAGATGATTGGATACTGTCTAGAGGCAAATAACAAAATCTTGATTTATCAATATGCAAGTCTTGGTTCTTTGCATGACATATTACACG GAAGGAAGGGTGTACAAGGGGCTGAACCAGGTCCAGTTTTAAGCTGGAATCAGAGAGCGAAAATCGCGTTTGGTGCGGCAAAAGGACTTGAGTATCTTCATGAAAAGTGTCAGCCTTCTATAGTTCACCGTGATGTTAGATCCAGCAATGTATTACTCTTCAATGACTATGACGCCAAGATTGCAGATTTCAGCTTGACAAACCAGTCTTCTGACACCGCGGCTCGCCTACATTCAACAAGAGTGTTGGGAACATTTGGCTATCATGCTCCAGA GTATGCAATGACTGGACAGATAACACAGAAGAGTGATGTTTACAGTTTCGGAGTTGTGCTTTTAGAGCTCTTAACAGGAAGAAAGCCAGTAGATCACACAATGCCCAAAGGGCAACAAAGTCTTGTAACTTGG gcaACTCCAAGGTTGAGTGAGGACAAAGTGAAACAATGTGTGGATCCTAAGCTAAACGATGACTATCCCCCAAAGGCAGTTGCTAAG TTGGCAGCGGTTGCAGCACTTTGTGTTCAGTATGAAGCAGATTTCAGGCCAAACATGACTATTGTAGTCAAAGCTCTCCAGCCACTTCTGAATGCAAAACCTGGTCCTGAAGCAAATGCTTGA